The proteins below come from a single Zea mays cultivar B73 chromosome 8, Zm-B73-REFERENCE-NAM-5.0, whole genome shotgun sequence genomic window:
- the LOC118473125 gene encoding uncharacterized protein yields MLAYPTTAAGVAYKPTIKSKENQMMRSWLAPLMMQEETLTLALAPLRVAGGEPKSHHTANPDPDASRRAVLIEGLLIAARPRLPKTPLESPGHTVPPLRSLRWGASSATSIHQTWSGISGWSMALQRPITLLILLLISGRSLMRLASLRAMPKSFMDMRFCQDPTKASPGPHPKEDDEIKKMAEAIMDQVVNQLLNEAA; encoded by the exons ATGCTAGCTTATCCTACGACAGCGGCGGGCGTTGCCTACAAGCCGACGATAAAGAGCAAAGAGAACCAGATGATGAGGTCCTGGCTCGCACCACTGATGATGCAGGAAGAAACCCTAACTCTAGCTCTCGCACCGCTGCGGGTGGCCGGGGGAGAGCCTAAGTCGCACCACACCGCTAATCCCGATCCAGACGCATCGCGTCGTGCTGTACTGATCGAGGGGCTCCTGATCGCCGCGCGTCCTCGTCTCCCCAAGACGCCGCTGGAGAGCCCGGGTCACACCGTGCCACCGCTGAGGAGTCTTCGTTGGGGCGCTTCGTCGGCGACGAGCATCCACCAAACATGGAGCGGAATCAGTGGATGGTCGATGGCTTTGCAAAGGCCGATTACGTTGCTGATTCTGCTACTAATCTCGGGGAGGAGTCTTATGAGGCTTGCATCACTGCGGGCCATGCCAAAATCATTCATGGACATGCGTTTTTGTCAAG atcctactaaagcgtctccgggccctcacccgaaagaagacgacgaaattaaaaagatggctgaagctatcatggatcaagttgttaatcaactcctgaacgaagctgcgtaa
- the LOC111589953 gene encoding uncharacterized protein has translation MAPPALSFSLAAESMAELPGSTPTPYSPPWPALELHSSPWRHPLQFPLCLGALPALFLFSPCVQGALWPAPSNSNWVFFLPCCPRRAANRELSSISPHGRTQQQLAPPLLADAALSHGALQ, from the coding sequence atggcgcccccTGCTCTCTCCTTTTCCTTGGCAGCCGAGTCCATGGCTGAGCTCCCTGGGAGCACGCCGACGCCCTACTCTCCTCCATGGCCGGCGCTCGAGCTCCACTCCTCCCCATGGCGCCACCCCCTGCAGTTTCCCCTCTGCCTCGGCGCCCTCCCTGCTCTATTTCTTTTTTCCCCCTGCGTGCAGGGAGCACTATGGCCGGCGCCCAGCAACAGCAACTGGGTCTTCTTCCTCCCCTGCTGTCCACGGCGCGCAGCAAACAGGGAGCTCAGCTCCATCTCCCCTCACGGCAGGACACAGCAGCAGCTCGCCCCGCCTCTCCTCGCAGACGCAGCCCTCTCCCATGGCGCGCTGCAGTAG